A single window of Zootoca vivipara chromosome 17, rZooViv1.1, whole genome shotgun sequence DNA harbors:
- the ETV3 gene encoding ETS translocation variant 3, with protein MKAGCPIVEKPEGGGGYHFPDWAYKTESSPGSRQIQLWHFILELLQKEEFRHVIAWQQGEYGEFVIKDPDEVARLWGRRKCKPQMNYDKLSRALRYYYNKRILHKTKGKRFTYKFNFNKLVMPNYPFINIRPTGVVPQSAPPVPSASSHFQFSPLDSHSPTEDAQPSRFSGRPLASSGQETLNNGGRGEKSSPAPEREGGSPDWRHGVDLLASRNSAASAASTGGVSHPKRKPDLVLPLFGRSGMYPDPHSPFAVSPLPSRGGVLNVPISPALSLTPTIFSYSPSPGMSPFAVGGSCFSFNPEEMKHYLHSQACSVFNYHLSPRTFPRYPGLLIPPFPCQLPPEDPAQFPIKLQPPPVGRKNRERPESGGRPGAPPPSSPQIKVEPLADRQEPEGRESPGREGGCRSATESPTCKSTQEQREKTLFARPVAPCWPAAAAATATHPPAPTQADLLAEGKKPKQEDIFIEKPPRETMGEPAGGPEKREDSAAVMPPKLRLKRRWNDDRQAEGLKDEQGGRKPYWGALDTPHILLAPKAAVDT; from the exons ATGAAGGCAGGCTGCCCCATTGTGGAGAAGCCAGAGGGCGGAGGAG GCTACCACTTCCCAGACTGGGCCTACAAGACGGAGTCCAGCCCAGGCTCCCGCCAGATCCAGCTTTGGCACTTCATCTTGGAGCTGCTGCAGAAGGAGGAGTTCCGGCATGTCATTGCCTGGCAGCAGGGGGAGTACGGGGAGTTCGTCATCAAGGACCCCGACGAGGTGGCGCGGCTGTGGGGCCGGAGGAAGTGCAAGCCCCAGATGAACTACGACAAGCTCAGCCGGGCCCTCAG ATACTACTATAATAAGCGGATCCTCCACAAAACAAAAGGCAAGAGGTTCACCTACAAGTTCAACTTCAACAAGCTGGTGATGCCCAACTACCCCTTCATCAACATCCGGCCAACAG gTGTCGTCCCCCAAAGCGCTCCTCCTGTCCCGTCGGCCTCGTCCCACTTCCAGTTTTCCCCACTGGACAGCCACTCGCCCACCGAGGACGCCCAGCCCAGCCGCTTCTCCGGCCGGCCCCTCGCCTCGTCTGGCCAGGAGACCCTGAACAACGGTGGCCGCGGCGAGAAGTCTTCTCCAGctccagagagggagggagggtctccGGACTGGCGCCACGGAGTAGACCTGCTGGCCTCCCGCAATTCCGCTGCCTCCGCTGCTTCCACAGGTGGGGTGAGCCACCCGAAGCGCAAGCCGGACTTGGTGCTGCCCCTCTTTGGACGGTCGGGGATGTACCCCGACCCGCATAGCCCTTTCGCCGTCTCCCCACTGCCAAGCCGTGGAGGGGTCTTGAACGTCCCCATCTCGCCGGCCCTGTCGCTGACCCCCACCATCTTCTCGTACAGCCCCTCCCCGGGCATGAGCCCCTTTGCGGTGGGTGGCAGCTGCTTCTCCTTCAACCCCGAGGAGATGAAGCACTACCTCCACTCGCAGGCCTGCTCTGTCTTTAACTACCACCTCAGCCCACGGACTTTCCCCCGCTACCCGGGCCTTCTCATCCCACCCTTCCCCTGCCAGCTGCCTCCGGAGGACCCAGCCCAGTTCCCCATCAAGCTACAGCCCCCGCCTGTCGGCCGCAAGAACCGCGAGCGGCCAGAGAGCGGCGGCAGGCCCGGGGCCCCTCCGCCGTCATCCCCCCAGATCAAAGTGGAGCCCCTGGCAGACCGCCAGGAGCCTGAGGGCAGGGAATCCCCAGGGCGAGAGGGAGGGTGCCGGTCAGCCACCGAGTCGCCCACCTGCAAGAGCACCCAGGAGCAGCGGGAGAAGACCCTCTTTGCGCGGCCAGTGGCCCCCTGCTggccagcagcggcagcagctacAGCAACTCACCCCCCAGCGCCCACCCAGGCTGACCTTCTGGCTGAGGGGAAGAAGCCCAAGCAAGAGGACATCTTCATTGAGAAGCCCCCGCGAGAGACGATGGGGGAGCCAGCGGGGGGCCCAGAGAAGCGGGAGGACTCCGCTGCTGTGATGCCCCCCAAGCTGCGCCTCAAGCGGCGCTGGAACGACGACCGGCAGGCGGAGGGCCTCAAGGATGAGCAGGGGGGCAGGAAGCCCTACTGGGGAGCCCTGGACACCCCACACATCCTCCTGGCGCCCAAAGCCGCTGTGGATACTTAG